One window of the Salminus brasiliensis chromosome 1, fSalBra1.hap2, whole genome shotgun sequence genome contains the following:
- the LOC140552191 gene encoding tripartite motif-containing protein 16-like isoform X1, with protein MAEASISVDHEQFSCPVCLDLLKDPVTTPCGHSFCKVCINDCWDQDEQRGVYSCPQCRETFTPRPVLRRNNMLAEVVEKLKKTQLQAASPAPRYAGPGDVECDFCTGRKLKAIKSCLMCLASFCETHLKPHYEVPALKKHKLVKASTQLQEKICSQHDRLIEIYCRTDQSSICYLCTMEDHRGHDTVSATTERSRKQTQLKEMQEKLQQRIQEKQKKLQELEQTVNTLKHSAQAAVEDSERIFTELIRSIEKKRSEVTELIRAQEKAEMSGAEELLEKLQQEMADLKRRHTELEQLSHTEDHLHFLQVTLTDLQRKLLLIKLSFQSLCVSSGSEDSASIPVHQHPSFDGVRKSVSELKERLEEFCREEFWKIPPHAAAVQILSSEPKTREDFLQYYCRLTLDPNTAFNYLRLSEKNRVVMWSKEVQSYSDHPERFNSWEQVLCKESVCGRCYWEVEWSSGGTGCVYISVSYKGISRKGGGKACGFGCNSQSWSLECSSSLSFLHNNIRTKLSAPPSSRIGVYVDHSAGTLSFYSVSDTMTLLHTLHTTFTQPLYAGFWVYKGTVRLCDKK; from the exons ATGGCAGAGGCCAGTATTTCAGTAGATCACGAgcagttcagctgtccagtctgTCTGGATCTGCTGAAGGACCCAGTGACCACTCCCTGTGGACACAGTTTCTGTAAGGTGTGTATTAATGACTGCTGGGATCAGGATGAACAGAGGGGGGTCTACAGCTGCCCCCAGTGCAGAGAGACGTTCACTCCAAGGCCTGTTCTACGCAGGAACAACATGCTGGCTGAAGTGGTGGAGAAACTGAAGAAGACACAACTCCAAGCTGCTTCTCCTGCTCCCCGTTACGCTGGACCTGGAGATGTGGAGTGTGATTTCTGCACCGGGAGAAAACTCAAAGCCATCAAGTCCTGTCTGATGTGTCTGGCCTCCTTTTGTGAAACTCATCTTAAACCTCACTATGAAGTTCCTGCCTTGAAGAAGCACAAGCTGGTCAAAGCGTCCACCCAGCTACAAGAGAAGATCTGCTCtcagcatgacagactgatcgAGATCTACTGTCGTACTGATCAGAGCTCTATCTGCTATTTATGTACAATGGAGGATCACAGGGGACACGATACAGTCTCAGCTACAACAGAAAGAAGCAGGAAACAG ACTCAGCTAAAAGAGATGCAGGAGAAACTCCAGCAGAGGATCcaggagaagcagaagaagctgCAGGAGCTGGAACAGACAGTGAACACTCTTAAG cacTCTGCACAGGCAGCAGTGGAGGACAGTGAGAGGATCTTTACTGAGCTGATCCGCTCCATTGAGAAAAAGCGCTCTGAGGTAACAGAGCTGATCAGAGCTCAGGAGAAGGCTGAAATGAGTGGAGCTGAAGAACTCCTGGAGAAACTGCAGCAGGAGATGGCTGATCTAAAGAGGAGACACACTGAGCTGGAGCAGCTTTCACACACAGAGGATCACCTCCATTTCCTCCAGGTAACACTCACTGATCTACAGAGGAAGCTGCTCCTCATCAAGCTT AGTTTccagtctctctgtgtctcttctgGATCTGAGGACTCAGCCAGCATTCCTGTCCATCAACATCCCTCATTTGATGGAGTGAGGAAATCTGTCTCTGAGCTGAAAGAGCGACTAGAGGAATTCTGCAGAGAGGAGTTCTGGAAGATCCCTCCACATG CTGCAGCAGTTCAGATTTTATCCTCAGAGCCAAAAACCAGAGAAGATTTTCTGCAAT ATTACTGTCGACTGACTCTGGATCCCAACACAGCATTTAATTACCTCAGACTGTCTGAGAAGAACAGAGTGGTGATGTGGAGTAAAGAAGTCCAGTCATACTCTGATCATCCAGAGAGGTTTAACAGCTGGGAACAGGTGTTGTgtaaggagagtgtgtgtggacgcTGTTACTGGGAGGTTGAGTGGAGCAGTGGGGGAACTGGCTGTGTGTACATATCAGTCTCATATAAAGGGATCAGCAGGAAAGGAGGGGGTAAAGCGTGTGGGTTTGGATGCAACAGTCAGTCCTGGAGTCTGGAgtgttcctcctctctctctttcctccacaACAACATTCGGACTAAGCTCTCAGCTCCACCTTCCTCCAGAATAGGAGTGTATGTGGATCACAGTGCAGGAACTCTGTCCTTCTACAGTGTCTCTGACACAATGACCCtcctacacacactccacaccacatTCACTCAGCCGCTCTACGCTGGGTTCTGGGTTTATAAAGGAACTGTGAGGTTATGTGATAAGaagtga
- the LOC140552203 gene encoding tripartite motif-containing protein 16-like, producing the protein MAEASISVDHEQFSCPVCLDLLKDPVTIHCGHSFCMVCINGCWDQDEQKGVYSCPQCRETFTPRPVLRRNNMLAEVVEKLKKTQLQAASPAPRYAGPGDVECDFCTGRKLKAIKSCLTCLASFCETHLKPHSEVPTWKKHKLVKASTQLQEKICSQHDRLIEIYCRTDQSSICYLCTMEDHRGHDTVSATTERSRKQTQLKEMQEKLQQRIQEKQKKLQELEQTVNTLKRSAQAAVEDSERIFTELIRSIEKKRSEITELIRAQEKAELSGAEELLEKLQQEMADLKRRHTELEQLSHTEDHLHFLQVTLTDLQRKLLLIKLSFQSLCVSSGSENSASITVHQHPSFDGVRKSVSELKERLEEFCREEFWKIPPHAAAVQILSSEPKTREDFLQYYCRLTLDPNTVNYRLRLSEKNRVVMRSEVQSYSDHPERFNSWSQVLCKESVCGCCYWEVEWSSGRIGCVYISVSYKGISRKGGGNECVFGCNSQSWSLECSSSLSFLHNNIRTKLSAPPSSRIGVYVDHSAGTLSFYSVSDTMTLLHTLHTTFTQPLYAGFYVAGTVRLCDKK; encoded by the exons ATGGCAGAGGCCAGTATTTCAGTAGATCACGAgcagttcagctgtccagtctgTCTGGATCTGCTGAAGGATCCAGTGACCATCCACTGTGGACACAGTTTCTGTATGGTGTGTATTAATGGCTGCTGGGATCAGGATGAACAGAAGGGGGTCTACAGCTGCCCCCAGTGCAGAGAGACGTTCACTCCAAGGCCTGTTCTACGCAGGAACAACATGCTGGCTGAAGTGGTGGAGAAACTGAAGAAGACACAACTCCAAGCTGCTTCTCCTGCTCCCCGTTACGCTGGACCTGGAGATGTGGAGTGTGATTTCTGCACCGGGAGAAAACTCAAAGCCATCAAGTCCTGTCTGACGTGTCTGGCCTCCTTTTGTGAAACTCATCTTAAACCTCACTCTGAAGTTCCTACttggaagaagcacaagctgGTCAAAGCGTCCACCCAGCTACAAGAGAAGATCTGCTCtcagcatgacagactgatcgAGATCTACTGTCGTACTGATCAGAGCTCTATCTGCTATTTATGCACAATGGAGGATCACAGGGGACACGATACAGTCTCAGCTACAACAGAAAGAAGCAGGAAACAG ACTCAGCTAAAAGAGATGCAGGAGAAACTCCAGCAGAGGATCcaggagaagcagaagaagctgCAGGAGCTGGAACAGACAGTGAACACTCTTAAG cgcTCTGCACAGGCAGCAGTGGAGGACAGTGAGAGGATCTTTACTGAGCTGATCCGCTCCATTGAGAAAAAGCGCTCTGAGATAACAGAGCTGATCAGAGCTCAGGAGAAGGCTGAACTGAGTGGAGCTGAAGAACTCCTGGAGAAACTGCAGCAGGAGATGGCTGATCTAAAGAGGAGACACACTGAGCTGGAGCAGCTTTCACACACAGAGGATCACCTCCATTTCCTCCAGGTAACACTCACTGATCTACAGAGGAAGCTGCTCCTCATCAAGCTT AGTTTccagtctctctgtgtctcttctgGATCTGAGAACTCAGCCAGCATCACTGTCCATCAACATCCCTCATTTGATGGAGTGAGGAAATCTGTCTCTGAGCTGAAAGAGCGACTAGAGGAATTCTGCAGAGAGGAGTTCTGGAAGATCCCTCCACATG CTGCAGCAGTTCAGATTTTATCCTCAGAGCCAAAAACCAGAGAAGATTTTCTGCAAT ATTACTGTCGACTGACTCTGGATCCCAACACAGTAAATTATCGCCTCAGACTGTCTGAGAAGAACAGAGTGGTGATGCGGAGTGAAGTCCAGTCATACTCTGATCATCCAGAGAGGTTTAACAGCTGGTCTCAGGTGTTGTgtaaggagagtgtgtgtggatgctgttactgggaggttgagtggagcagtgggagaattGGGTGTGTGTACATATCAGTCTCATATAAAGGAATCAGCAGGAAAGGAGGGggtaatgagtgtgtgtttggatgcaacagtcagtcctggagtctggagtgttcctcctctctctctttcctccacaACAACATTCGGACTAAGCTCTCAGCTCCACCATCCTCCAGAATAGGAGTGTATGTGGATCACAGTGCAGGAactctgtccttctacagcgTCTCTGACACAATGACCCtcctacacacactccacaccacatTCACTCAGCCGCTCTACGCTGGGTTCTATGTTGCAGGAACTGTGAGGTTATGTGATAAGaagtga
- the LOC140552191 gene encoding tripartite motif-containing protein 16-like isoform X2 yields MAEASISVDHEQFSCPVCLDLLKDPVTTPCGHSFCKVCINDCWDQDEQRGVYSCPQCRETFTPRPVLRRNNMLAEVVEKLKKTQLQAASPAPRYAGPGDVECDFCTGRKLKAIKSCLMCLASFCETHLKPHYEVPALKKHKLVKASTQLQEKICSQHDRLIEIYCRTDQSSICYLCTMEDHRGHDTVSATTERSRKQTQLKEMQEKLQQRIQEKQKKLQELEQTVNTLKHSAQAAVEDSERIFTELIRSIEKKRSEVTELIRAQEKAEMSGAEELLEKLQQEMADLKRRHTELEQLSHTEDHLHFLQSFQSLCVSSGSEDSASIPVHQHPSFDGVRKSVSELKERLEEFCREEFWKIPPHGKSSCPAVRHKDGNLYLDRKRTSMDYCRLTLDPNTAFNYLRLSEKNRVVMWSKEVQSYSDHPERFNSWEQVLCKESVCGRCYWEVEWSSGGTGCVYISVSYKGISRKGGGKACGFGCNSQSWSLECSSSLSFLHNNIRTKLSAPPSSRIGVYVDHSAGTLSFYSVSDTMTLLHTLHTTFTQPLYAGFWVYKGTVRLCDKK; encoded by the exons ATGGCAGAGGCCAGTATTTCAGTAGATCACGAgcagttcagctgtccagtctgTCTGGATCTGCTGAAGGACCCAGTGACCACTCCCTGTGGACACAGTTTCTGTAAGGTGTGTATTAATGACTGCTGGGATCAGGATGAACAGAGGGGGGTCTACAGCTGCCCCCAGTGCAGAGAGACGTTCACTCCAAGGCCTGTTCTACGCAGGAACAACATGCTGGCTGAAGTGGTGGAGAAACTGAAGAAGACACAACTCCAAGCTGCTTCTCCTGCTCCCCGTTACGCTGGACCTGGAGATGTGGAGTGTGATTTCTGCACCGGGAGAAAACTCAAAGCCATCAAGTCCTGTCTGATGTGTCTGGCCTCCTTTTGTGAAACTCATCTTAAACCTCACTATGAAGTTCCTGCCTTGAAGAAGCACAAGCTGGTCAAAGCGTCCACCCAGCTACAAGAGAAGATCTGCTCtcagcatgacagactgatcgAGATCTACTGTCGTACTGATCAGAGCTCTATCTGCTATTTATGTACAATGGAGGATCACAGGGGACACGATACAGTCTCAGCTACAACAGAAAGAAGCAGGAAACAG ACTCAGCTAAAAGAGATGCAGGAGAAACTCCAGCAGAGGATCcaggagaagcagaagaagctgCAGGAGCTGGAACAGACAGTGAACACTCTTAAG cacTCTGCACAGGCAGCAGTGGAGGACAGTGAGAGGATCTTTACTGAGCTGATCCGCTCCATTGAGAAAAAGCGCTCTGAGGTAACAGAGCTGATCAGAGCTCAGGAGAAGGCTGAAATGAGTGGAGCTGAAGAACTCCTGGAGAAACTGCAGCAGGAGATGGCTGATCTAAAGAGGAGACACACTGAGCTGGAGCAGCTTTCACACACAGAGGATCACCTCCATTTCCTCCAG AGTTTccagtctctctgtgtctcttctgGATCTGAGGACTCAGCCAGCATTCCTGTCCATCAACATCCCTCATTTGATGGAGTGAGGAAATCTGTCTCTGAGCTGAAAGAGCGACTAGAGGAATTCTGCAGAGAGGAGTTCTGGAAGATCCCTCCACATGGTAAGAGCAGCTGTCCTGCTGTCAGACATAAGGATGGGAATCTTTACTTGGACAGAAAGAGGACAA GCATGG ATTACTGTCGACTGACTCTGGATCCCAACACAGCATTTAATTACCTCAGACTGTCTGAGAAGAACAGAGTGGTGATGTGGAGTAAAGAAGTCCAGTCATACTCTGATCATCCAGAGAGGTTTAACAGCTGGGAACAGGTGTTGTgtaaggagagtgtgtgtggacgcTGTTACTGGGAGGTTGAGTGGAGCAGTGGGGGAACTGGCTGTGTGTACATATCAGTCTCATATAAAGGGATCAGCAGGAAAGGAGGGGGTAAAGCGTGTGGGTTTGGATGCAACAGTCAGTCCTGGAGTCTGGAgtgttcctcctctctctctttcctccacaACAACATTCGGACTAAGCTCTCAGCTCCACCTTCCTCCAGAATAGGAGTGTATGTGGATCACAGTGCAGGAACTCTGTCCTTCTACAGTGTCTCTGACACAATGACCCtcctacacacactccacaccacatTCACTCAGCCGCTCTACGCTGGGTTCTGGGTTTATAAAGGAACTGTGAGGTTATGTGATAAGaagtga